TGGAGTTAAAGTTATCGCATCCGCCCCCTTGATCATCCAGTCTCATCGGAAGAAAGAAAATGACGAATGGCCATATTGATTGCAAATGGCCGTTCCCAAGTTATTCGTCTACGATGAGAAGCAGTGCGATCCGAAGAAGTGCACTGCCAGGAAGATGCTGAGGTTCGGGTTGGCCAACGAACTCGGCTCTCTCAAGAAGATACCCCATGGGGCGATAGTGCTCAACCCCTTTGCCAAGAGGGCGATCTCCAGTGAAGATGCAGAGAGGGCGGTTCTGCACGGGATCGTGGTGATGGACCTCTCCTGGAACAACATAGAGGAGTTCCCCAAGATAAGGAAGGACGTCGCCCAAAGGGCTCTTCCCCTGCTCTTCGCCGCCAACCCCGTCAACTGGGGAAAGCCGCAGAGGCTCACTAGTGCGGAGGCCTTGGGCGCCGCCCTCTACATAATGGGCTTCAGGCAGGAAGCCAAGGGGATCTTCGAGAAGTTCTCCTGGGGCGAGCAATTCCTTATCCTCAACAAGGAACCTCTGGAAAGGTACGCTCAAGCCGAGACCAGCCTCGGGGTGGTGGCCATCCAGGAGGACTATCTCTAATCCTACCCACTCCCCCAGACTTATAATCAGCATACATGTATTGGTAAGACATCAGGTTTTTTACCAATCAGATTTAATCAAATGAAGCGATACCTAATTCCTACACGTAAGGGAGAGAAGAAATTGCCCAACGAATACTCCAAAGAGGACCTCATCTCCAGATGGGAGGAGTTCTTCGAGGCCACCCATTATCGTCTCAAGGTCATAGAGGTCTCGACACTGTTCCCCGAACTGAGAAGCGTCTATGTCAGGTACTCCGATCTCGACGCTTTCGATCCCGACATGGCCGACTTCGTACTGCAGCACCCGAACATCGGGATATGGACGGGAGAGCAGGCAATATGCAAGGCCTCACCCCCGAGCCGGGATGGTGCATTGATTCACCTTAGATTGATCGATCTTCCTCGTGACTGCAGGGTGGAGATCAGGGACCTCAGGAGCAAGCACATGGGCAAGCTCATCTCAATCGAAGGATTGGTGAGAAAGGCCACCGAGGTTCGTCCCAAGATCGTGGACGCGCTCTTCGAGTGCCTGCGCTGCCACGCCATCATCAAGGAACCCCAGGAGGGCATGTTCTTCAAGGAGCCTCTGGAGTGCTACGAAGCCCAGGGCGGCTGCGGCAAGTCCTCCAGCTCCACGAAATTCAAGCTTCTGACGGAGGAGTCCACCTTTGTTGACACCCAGAAGATCGAGATACAGGAGAGCCCAGAGGGTTTGCGAGGGGGAGCGCAGCCCGAGAGGCTGGTGGGCTTCATGGAGGATGATATTGCCGGAGATGTATCACCTGGAGACAGGGTCATCCTCAACGGCAGCCTCAGATCGGTTCAGAAGGGCACAGTCAGCAAGTCCACATTGTTCGACATCCATCTGGACGTGATCTCCATGGAGTTCGAAGAGCACGAGTATGAAGAGGTCGCCATCAGTGAGGAGGATGAGGAA
This genomic window from Methanomassiliicoccales archaeon contains:
- a CDS encoding DUF367 family protein; amino-acid sequence: MAVPKLFVYDEKQCDPKKCTARKMLRFGLANELGSLKKIPHGAIVLNPFAKRAISSEDAERAVLHGIVVMDLSWNNIEEFPKIRKDVAQRALPLLFAANPVNWGKPQRLTSAEALGAALYIMGFRQEAKGIFEKFSWGEQFLILNKEPLERYAQAETSLGVVAIQEDYL